One window of Mangrovibacterium diazotrophicum genomic DNA carries:
- a CDS encoding LptM family lipoprotein — MKKLSRILMILTLAFLAACEGEQGPAGVPGEDGYNILGTVFEIEGTFSNSNDYILYDEFPSSFEVYNGDVVMVYILWEVTDGLDVWRALPQTIFFNEGPLMYNFDYTLVDFQIFLDGAIDFSSLDAAWTDNQIFRIAVIPADLWAQNKSLDLTDYNAVMKALNRPTESKDMTQIEKL; from the coding sequence ATGAAAAAACTTAGCCGAATTTTAATGATTCTCACGCTTGCCTTCCTGGCAGCGTGCGAAGGAGAACAGGGACCTGCCGGTGTTCCTGGGGAAGACGGATACAATATTCTCGGAACAGTGTTCGAAATTGAAGGAACGTTCAGCAATTCAAACGATTACATCCTATATGACGAATTTCCAAGCAGTTTTGAAGTTTATAACGGAGATGTGGTCATGGTGTACATCCTTTGGGAAGTGACCGACGGATTGGATGTTTGGCGTGCCCTACCCCAAACCATCTTTTTCAACGAAGGTCCTCTGATGTACAACTTTGACTATACGCTGGTAGATTTCCAAATCTTTCTGGACGGAGCAATTGACTTCTCAAGTTTGGATGCAGCCTGGACAGACAACCAGATCTTCCGGATTGCAGTAATTCCGGCCGATTTGTGGGCACAAAACAAATCGCTGGATCTCACGGACTATAATGCGGTTATGAAAGCACTAAATCGTCCGACCGAATCGAAAGACATGACTCAGATCGAAAAATTATAA
- a CDS encoding outer membrane beta-barrel family protein → MFPFFSQAQIQGSVRDSTDLPVAFANILLLNAADSTVATGVMATDEGTYNITDFKPGKYLIGASLIGYDPVYSKPFTIKSSNEHFHQNPLYMRSNAKQIEDVNVVAKKPIYELQIDRMVVNVENSITSSGNTALEVLEKSPGVIVDRQNNSISLAGKSGVMIILNGKQTRMPIEAAMQMLDGMNAENVKKIELITTPPAKYEAEGNAGIINIVLKKHEDFGTNGSFSLGAGVAKREKMNASLNLNHHVEKVNFFGTYNVNYNNLFHQIDSYRRYLKDDQVNESEASSYRDAIVLFQNIRMGLDYTISSKTTFSVLTNGYISSWDMDARNDIRYMTNGTTTETSVMANSEINKWYHGMGNLNLLHHFEEAETLEFNFDYLNYYNDDPSDYDSEVTDNTGAMTSEIIEIEKTTPIDILVGSVDYSNQVNSDFKLEAGAKITFTKFKNDVAVRYLENGGWYYDPELTNNYSMDENIMALYASANYKFAKNTSIVAGLRYEYMNSVLDSETEKGIVDLHYGEFFPTLFLSQKFDDNNTLQASYSRRINRPTFNQLAPFLILITPESFVSGNVNLLPAFSNIYKIEYQFKSAMLSVAYTDTKDAISRFAPTNSADGDKQYFFSRNIDKSETYAATLAIPITATPWWKMQNNLIWTKQKVDTEYDGTVYKIDQDNYRITSNQSFTLTKYFSAEISCFYNSKSIWGIYESKAFGRVDAGVQWKLKNENSRFNLNVSDIFKTNIYRSVANLPELNIYNRWRLDFEPRVIRLTFTQNFGNGAVKTRHRTTGSEEEQNRVSPQ, encoded by the coding sequence ATGTTCCCTTTTTTCAGCCAGGCGCAGATACAAGGATCCGTTCGTGACTCGACCGATCTTCCGGTTGCTTTTGCCAATATCCTGTTGCTGAATGCAGCCGACTCGACGGTTGCAACCGGCGTCATGGCTACCGACGAAGGCACCTACAACATTACCGATTTTAAACCGGGCAAGTATCTTATTGGTGCCAGCCTGATCGGCTATGATCCGGTCTATTCCAAGCCATTTACGATCAAAAGCAGCAACGAACACTTTCACCAAAATCCGCTCTACATGCGTTCAAACGCCAAGCAGATCGAAGACGTAAATGTGGTTGCGAAAAAACCAATCTACGAACTGCAAATCGACCGAATGGTGGTTAATGTTGAAAACAGTATTACATCGAGCGGAAATACAGCTCTCGAAGTACTCGAGAAATCCCCCGGTGTGATCGTCGACCGGCAAAACAACAGCATCTCGCTGGCCGGTAAAAGCGGGGTCATGATCATCCTGAACGGCAAACAAACCCGTATGCCAATCGAGGCAGCCATGCAAATGCTGGATGGGATGAACGCGGAGAATGTAAAAAAGATTGAATTGATTACCACACCGCCCGCAAAATATGAAGCCGAAGGTAATGCCGGAATTATCAACATCGTGCTGAAGAAACACGAAGATTTTGGCACCAATGGTTCTTTCTCGCTGGGCGCCGGAGTGGCCAAACGCGAGAAGATGAACGCCAGCCTCAACCTGAATCATCACGTGGAAAAAGTGAATTTCTTTGGCACCTACAATGTCAATTACAACAACCTATTTCACCAAATCGACTCGTATCGAAGGTACCTGAAAGATGATCAGGTCAATGAATCGGAAGCAAGCAGCTACCGGGATGCTATTGTGCTGTTTCAGAATATCCGAATGGGACTTGATTACACCATCAGTAGTAAGACGACCTTCAGTGTACTGACAAACGGCTACATCAGCAGTTGGGATATGGACGCAAGAAATGACATCCGGTACATGACCAACGGAACAACAACCGAGACCTCGGTAATGGCCAACTCCGAAATCAACAAATGGTACCACGGCATGGGCAACCTGAACCTGCTACACCATTTCGAGGAAGCGGAAACCCTTGAATTCAACTTCGACTACCTGAACTACTACAACGACGATCCCTCCGATTACGACTCGGAAGTTACCGACAACACGGGCGCAATGACTTCTGAAATTATCGAGATTGAAAAGACCACGCCAATTGATATCCTCGTGGGCTCGGTAGACTACTCAAACCAGGTAAACTCGGATTTTAAACTGGAAGCCGGCGCAAAGATCACGTTCACCAAGTTTAAAAATGACGTTGCTGTTCGCTACCTCGAAAACGGCGGTTGGTACTACGATCCGGAACTGACCAATAATTACAGCATGGACGAAAACATCATGGCACTGTATGCTTCCGCAAACTACAAATTTGCGAAGAACACCAGCATTGTCGCGGGGCTCCGTTACGAATACATGAACTCGGTTCTGGATTCGGAGACCGAAAAGGGAATCGTTGATTTACATTACGGTGAATTCTTCCCCACCCTTTTCCTGTCGCAAAAATTCGATGACAACAATACGCTGCAAGCCTCGTACAGCCGCCGGATCAACCGACCAACCTTCAACCAGCTTGCTCCATTCCTGATCCTGATCACACCCGAAAGTTTTGTGTCCGGAAATGTAAATCTACTACCCGCGTTCAGCAATATTTACAAGATCGAGTACCAGTTTAAATCGGCCATGCTCTCGGTAGCTTATACCGATACAAAAGATGCAATTTCGCGTTTTGCCCCAACCAATAGTGCCGACGGCGACAAACAATATTTCTTTTCCCGGAATATTGATAAAAGCGAAACCTACGCAGCCACGCTGGCCATCCCGATTACCGCTACCCCTTGGTGGAAAATGCAGAATAACCTGATCTGGACCAAGCAGAAAGTTGATACGGAATACGATGGAACGGTGTACAAAATTGACCAGGATAATTACCGGATTACAAGTAATCAAAGCTTCACCCTCACCAAGTATTTCTCGGCCGAAATTTCCTGTTTCTACAACTCGAAATCCATTTGGGGCATCTACGAAAGTAAAGCGTTCGGGCGCGTGGATGCCGGCGTGCAATGGAAGTTGAAAAATGAAAACAGCCGCTTTAACCTCAACGTCAGCGATATTTTCAAAACAAATATTTACCGAAGTGTCGCCAACTTACCGGAGTTGAATATTTATAACCGTTGGCGCCTGGATTTTGAGCCCCGTGTGATCCGCCTCACTTTCACCCAAAACTTTGGGAATGGGGCAGTCAAAACAAGGCATCGAACAACTGGTTCGGAAGAAGAACAAAATCGCGTTAGTCCTCAGTAA
- the mutS gene encoding DNA mismatch repair protein MutS, protein MSKEKKYVETPLMKQYYAIKDKHPDAVLLFRVGDFYETFGEDAIKAAEILGITLTRRANGSASYVELAGFPHHALDTYLPKLVRAGQRVAICEQLEDPKLTKKIVKRGITELVTPGVSINDNILEHRENNFLASVHFDKKMAGVAFLDISTGEFLTAEGGFEYIDKLLNSFKPKEVLYQKGKGNEFSEHFGGKFYTYTMDDWAYTEDAATDRLLRHFETKSLKGYGVQELNYGVIASGVILHYLDLTQHTQVQHITALSRIEEDKYVWLDRFTIRNLELFGIINEGAKTLVQVLDKTISPMGARMLKRWIALPLKEINAINERLSVVEYFTGNEGEKEDLEMHLRHIGDLERIISKVAVGRINPREVNQLKNALNAIEPIKRYAEGVDHPVLKRFAEQLNPCTSIRDRIEKEIVNDPPMLLHKGNVIKKGVSEELDELRSIQYSGKDYLTQMQERESARTGIPSLKIAFNNVFGYYIEVRNTHKDKVPADWIRKQTLVSAERYITEELKEYESKILGAEEKILALEGKLFNDLVLALSEYIQAVQLNAVVIARLDCLLSFASCALANNYNKPELNDTKVIEIKEGRHPVIEQQLPIGEEYISNDVFLDTDDQQVIIITGPNMAGKSALLRQTALIVLMAQMGSYVPAKSASIGYVDKIFTRVGASDNISLGESTFMVEMNEAASILNNLSDRSLILLDELGRGTSTYDGISIAWSIVEYIHEHGQAKAKTLFATHYHELNEMEKSFSRVKNFNVSVKEVGNKVIFLRKLVRGGSNHSFGIHVARMAGMPPSVVKRADEILVQLEGDNRKDGLAKPLDGMAEKREGFQLSFFQMDDPVLKSIRDEIRTLDINNLTPIEALNKLNEIKKLSGLK, encoded by the coding sequence TTGTCGAAAGAAAAAAAATATGTGGAAACACCCTTGATGAAGCAGTATTATGCCATCAAGGACAAGCATCCGGATGCTGTTTTGCTGTTTCGGGTTGGCGACTTTTACGAAACTTTTGGAGAGGATGCCATTAAAGCGGCCGAAATTCTGGGGATTACCCTGACCCGCCGGGCAAACGGATCTGCCAGCTATGTCGAGTTGGCTGGTTTCCCGCATCATGCATTGGATACTTATTTACCTAAATTGGTTCGTGCTGGTCAGCGAGTGGCGATTTGCGAGCAGCTGGAAGATCCGAAGCTGACTAAAAAGATAGTTAAACGCGGGATTACCGAATTGGTGACACCCGGGGTTTCCATCAACGACAACATTCTTGAGCATCGGGAAAACAACTTTTTGGCCTCGGTTCATTTCGATAAGAAAATGGCCGGTGTCGCTTTTCTGGATATTTCAACCGGTGAATTCCTGACTGCAGAAGGGGGGTTCGAGTACATCGATAAACTGCTGAATTCCTTTAAACCCAAAGAGGTTTTGTACCAAAAAGGGAAAGGGAATGAGTTTTCGGAGCACTTTGGTGGCAAGTTTTATACCTACACCATGGACGATTGGGCTTATACCGAAGATGCGGCAACCGATCGTTTGCTTCGTCATTTCGAAACCAAATCATTAAAAGGATACGGTGTTCAGGAATTGAATTACGGTGTGATTGCTTCGGGCGTCATTCTGCATTATCTTGATTTGACTCAACACACGCAGGTGCAGCACATTACTGCACTCTCGCGCATCGAGGAAGACAAATATGTTTGGCTCGACCGTTTTACCATTCGCAACCTGGAGCTCTTTGGCATCATCAACGAAGGTGCGAAAACACTGGTGCAGGTACTGGATAAGACCATCTCGCCGATGGGAGCCCGGATGCTCAAACGTTGGATTGCCTTGCCGTTGAAAGAGATCAATGCCATCAACGAGCGGCTGTCGGTGGTTGAGTATTTTACCGGTAATGAGGGAGAAAAGGAAGATCTTGAAATGCACCTTCGCCACATTGGCGATTTGGAACGCATCATCTCGAAGGTGGCTGTCGGTCGTATCAATCCTCGTGAAGTCAATCAACTGAAAAATGCGCTGAATGCCATCGAGCCGATCAAAAGATATGCTGAAGGAGTTGATCATCCGGTATTAAAACGTTTTGCCGAACAACTGAACCCCTGTACCAGTATTCGCGACCGGATCGAGAAGGAAATCGTGAATGATCCCCCGATGTTGCTGCACAAAGGGAATGTGATCAAAAAAGGTGTATCGGAAGAATTGGATGAGCTGCGTAGTATTCAGTATTCGGGAAAGGATTACCTGACCCAGATGCAGGAGCGCGAATCGGCCCGAACGGGTATTCCGTCGCTGAAGATTGCCTTCAACAACGTTTTTGGTTATTACATTGAAGTTCGAAATACACACAAAGATAAGGTTCCGGCTGATTGGATTCGGAAACAAACCCTGGTCAGCGCCGAGCGTTATATTACCGAGGAACTGAAAGAATACGAGAGCAAAATTCTGGGAGCCGAGGAAAAGATTCTGGCTTTGGAAGGAAAACTGTTCAACGATTTGGTGTTGGCTTTGTCCGAATATATTCAGGCAGTGCAGTTGAACGCCGTGGTGATTGCCCGTCTGGACTGTTTGCTGTCGTTTGCCAGCTGTGCATTGGCCAATAACTACAACAAGCCCGAGCTGAACGATACGAAAGTCATCGAAATAAAAGAAGGGCGACACCCCGTAATTGAGCAGCAGCTGCCAATTGGCGAAGAATACATCAGCAACGACGTCTTTCTGGATACCGACGATCAGCAGGTGATCATCATTACCGGACCAAACATGGCGGGTAAATCGGCCTTGTTGCGCCAAACAGCCCTGATTGTGCTCATGGCGCAAATGGGTTCGTACGTTCCGGCCAAGTCGGCCAGTATCGGTTACGTAGATAAAATCTTCACCCGTGTCGGGGCTTCGGATAACATTTCGTTGGGCGAGTCAACCTTTATGGTGGAGATGAACGAAGCGGCCAGTATTTTGAATAACCTTTCCGACCGAAGTCTGATTCTGTTGGACGAACTGGGACGCGGAACTTCAACCTACGACGGGATCTCGATTGCCTGGTCCATTGTGGAGTACATTCATGAGCATGGACAGGCCAAAGCGAAAACTTTGTTTGCGACCCACTACCACGAGTTGAATGAAATGGAGAAATCCTTCTCCCGCGTAAAGAATTTCAACGTGAGTGTGAAGGAAGTCGGTAATAAAGTCATTTTCCTGCGCAAATTGGTTCGCGGAGGCAGTAATCACAGTTTCGGTATTCACGTGGCACGCATGGCCGGTATGCCGCCGTCGGTTGTTAAAAGAGCCGACGAAATTCTGGTTCAACTGGAAGGAGACAACCGAAAAGACGGCCTGGCAAAGCCGTTGGACGGCATGGCCGAGAAGCGTGAAGGCTTTCAATTAAGCTTTTTTCAGATGGACGATCCGGTGCTGAAGTCGATTCGGGACGAGATTCGTACCCTCGACATTAATAATCTGACGCCAATTGAAGCATTGAACAAACTGAATGAAATTAAAAAACTATCTGGCTTAAAGTAG
- a CDS encoding lipoprotein N-acyltransferase Lnb domain-containing protein: MKQILLAILLFFGVQSAVRSQSIILSPQAEISVMSCGPSDLIHAIYGHTAVRVHDPARNWDVVFNYGVFSFREPNFVYRFAKGNANYMLAPEYYKDFYDDYIRNGRSIQEQVLNLTLSEKQQMLNFLINNAKPENREYRYNFFYDNCATRVRDLVENQVDGKVEFPTENVGMTFRQHADEYQKILPWTNFGINLVLGSPSDKVASAYEEMFLPDYLFQHFAGAKISKNGNERPLVKKTNAIYEAPSLSASWLTIHSPEIILLLILIAIFWLTYRQLKSGKINYWIDYILLFINGLAGFVLLWFFLYSEHPAMAANYNQLWAIAINLPFLLLWMVKKWRPVLRWYWVVLSCWLLLFLPLSLFLPQEFAPGFYMLIAMLLIRSLLHSRFVIMRS, from the coding sequence GTGAAGCAAATCCTCCTGGCAATCCTGCTTTTCTTCGGAGTCCAATCGGCAGTCCGCAGTCAATCCATAATTTTAAGTCCGCAAGCTGAAATTAGTGTCATGTCCTGTGGCCCCAGCGATCTGATTCATGCCATTTACGGGCACACAGCGGTTCGGGTGCACGACCCGGCCCGAAATTGGGATGTGGTGTTCAACTACGGTGTGTTCAGTTTTCGTGAGCCTAATTTTGTGTATCGTTTTGCCAAGGGGAATGCCAATTACATGCTGGCTCCTGAATATTACAAGGACTTTTATGACGATTATATCCGAAACGGGCGCAGCATTCAGGAGCAGGTCTTGAATCTAACGCTTTCGGAGAAACAGCAAATGTTGAATTTCCTAATTAATAATGCCAAGCCGGAGAATCGGGAATATCGCTACAATTTTTTCTACGACAACTGTGCGACCCGCGTGCGCGACCTGGTCGAAAATCAGGTAGACGGTAAAGTTGAGTTTCCTACAGAAAATGTAGGCATGACGTTCCGCCAACACGCGGATGAATATCAGAAAATATTGCCTTGGACCAATTTCGGAATTAACCTGGTATTGGGAAGTCCCTCGGATAAAGTTGCTTCGGCGTACGAGGAAATGTTTTTACCCGACTATTTGTTTCAGCATTTCGCAGGCGCAAAAATCTCAAAAAATGGAAATGAGCGTCCTTTGGTGAAAAAGACCAATGCTATTTACGAGGCTCCTTCTCTTTCTGCGTCCTGGCTGACGATTCATTCCCCCGAAATTATTTTGCTGCTGATTCTGATTGCGATATTCTGGTTGACTTATCGTCAGTTGAAGTCGGGAAAAATCAATTATTGGATTGACTACATTCTCTTATTTATAAATGGTCTGGCCGGATTTGTATTGCTTTGGTTCTTCCTGTATTCAGAGCACCCCGCGATGGCAGCCAATTACAACCAGTTGTGGGCAATCGCGATTAACTTGCCCTTCCTGCTATTGTGGATGGTTAAAAAATGGCGTCCCGTGTTGCGTTGGTACTGGGTGGTGCTTTCTTGTTGGTTATTGCTGTTCCTGCCTCTAAGTTTGTTTCTTCCTCAGGAATTTGCTCCCGGATTCTACATGTTGATAGCGATGCTGTTGATTCGCTCGCTGCTGCACAGCCGGTTTGTGATCATGCGTAGTTAG
- a CDS encoding DUF1761 domain-containing protein, producing the protein MMNLVEVVTHVNYWAVIVAALSTFVVGSLWYSSLLFGKKWMILNDFTEDSLKEGVYPMPVIFGSSFIASLFAAFSLAMFLGSTGNFGIGVFSGFMIALFWISTARLNTILFEQQKFSLFLIHAGYDLVSYMVMGAIVGAWR; encoded by the coding sequence ATGATGAATTTGGTTGAAGTGGTTACCCATGTGAACTATTGGGCTGTCATTGTAGCTGCACTCAGCACATTTGTCGTTGGAAGCCTGTGGTATTCTTCTCTTCTTTTCGGAAAAAAATGGATGATTTTAAACGATTTTACGGAGGACTCGTTGAAAGAAGGGGTATATCCCATGCCCGTTATTTTCGGCAGTTCTTTTATCGCTTCCCTCTTTGCGGCCTTTTCCCTGGCGATGTTTTTGGGGTCTACCGGTAATTTTGGAATTGGTGTTTTCTCCGGGTTCATGATTGCCCTCTTTTGGATCTCGACTGCCCGCCTGAACACGATCCTGTTTGAGCAACAAAAATTTTCCCTTTTCCTGATTCATGCAGGGTATGATTTGGTGTCGTATATGGTTATGGGAGCGATTGTTGGCGCGTGGCGCTAA
- a CDS encoding PSP1 domain-containing protein, whose amino-acid sequence MKTSSDRPQMLTTHDWLKDLPDTSHLSKIVEVRFKGTHKDFYKNEDMLSLKVGDLVVVASNPGHDVGTVTLTGTLAKKQFERKIKRPERYTWNKIYRKASDVDKQKWEAAKAREYAVMVRSRQIAAELGLNMKIGDVEFRGDGSKAIFYYIADDRVDFRELIRRYAREFQIKVEMKQIGARQEAGLVGGIGSCGRELCCSSWRTDFSSVTSDAAMKQGLSPNAEKMAGQCGKLKCCLMYELDSYLEAQEDFPYELLNLETEKGLARHFKTEILNKKIWYVVEGAYSNKPIVMDLKDVKTIIQLNKRGKRPSLDRYLGEEEKTVNEMNVGTVDMELMEKQKTTHQKRRKPNQKRRNNNNNNANNNNRPPRNKRANAQ is encoded by the coding sequence ATGAAAACGAGTAGTGACCGTCCGCAAATGCTGACAACTCACGATTGGTTGAAAGATTTGCCGGATACTAGTCACCTGAGCAAGATCGTGGAGGTCCGGTTCAAAGGCACGCATAAAGATTTTTACAAAAACGAAGATATGCTTTCGCTCAAAGTGGGCGATTTAGTCGTGGTTGCTAGTAACCCCGGGCACGACGTGGGGACTGTGACACTGACCGGAACATTGGCAAAGAAACAGTTCGAGCGTAAAATTAAACGCCCCGAGCGTTATACCTGGAACAAGATTTACCGCAAAGCCAGTGATGTTGACAAGCAAAAGTGGGAAGCTGCCAAAGCGCGGGAATACGCCGTTATGGTTCGCTCTCGCCAAATAGCTGCCGAGCTGGGCTTGAATATGAAAATCGGCGATGTGGAATTCCGCGGAGACGGTTCCAAAGCCATCTTCTACTACATTGCTGACGATCGCGTTGACTTCCGCGAATTGATTCGCCGCTATGCACGCGAGTTTCAAATCAAAGTTGAAATGAAACAAATTGGTGCCCGTCAGGAAGCCGGCTTGGTTGGCGGAATCGGATCGTGTGGACGGGAACTTTGCTGCTCCAGCTGGCGAACTGATTTCTCGAGCGTTACTTCGGATGCTGCCATGAAACAAGGGCTTTCGCCCAATGCCGAAAAAATGGCCGGGCAATGTGGAAAACTGAAATGTTGTTTGATGTATGAGTTGGACAGCTACCTGGAGGCTCAGGAAGATTTTCCTTACGAGTTGCTGAACCTCGAAACAGAAAAAGGACTGGCTAGACACTTCAAGACAGAGATTTTGAATAAAAAGATCTGGTATGTTGTTGAAGGCGCCTACTCGAACAAGCCGATCGTCATGGATTTGAAGGATGTCAAAACAATTATCCAGCTCAATAAGCGAGGCAAAAGACCATCACTGGATCGTTACCTCGGCGAGGAAGAAAAAACGGTCAATGAGATGAACGTTGGAACTGTTGACATGGAACTGATGGAAAAGCAAAAAACGACGCACCAAAAGCGCAGGAAGCCAAACCAGAAGCGGAGAAACAACAATAACAACAACGCGAACAACAACAATCGCCCTCCACGCAACAAAAGAGCAAACGCTCAGTAA
- a CDS encoding mevalonate kinase family protein, translating to MKKYPAKLLMFGEYGLMFGAKALAIPFPKFAGYFAWIDANSPSDYQKNSAAELERFASWFATEEIASKMNFPLDLERLNADLKKGLYFESDVPLQYGVGSSGALCAALYDQYSSFSATAGFSPEFNPDLIPKLREDFITLESYFHGRSSGLDPLVAFLNRPVLVEDGKISLPELELHKQPWSVYLIDTEITSPTSPLVKLFIEKMEVDEFKDIFHQSYVPANDGATLAFMQNDADFFFSHLKELHDIQSEHLCEMIPDSCLEFIRELKSRGILVKLLGSGGGGFLLAFVPAGAVFPEKEKSFRIF from the coding sequence ATGAAGAAATATCCTGCGAAATTATTGATGTTTGGTGAATACGGGTTGATGTTTGGAGCGAAAGCTTTGGCCATTCCGTTCCCAAAATTTGCGGGTTATTTTGCTTGGATTGATGCCAATTCACCTTCGGATTACCAGAAAAATAGCGCAGCAGAGCTGGAGCGTTTTGCCAGTTGGTTTGCCACCGAAGAAATCGCCTCAAAGATGAACTTCCCGTTGGATTTGGAGCGGCTGAATGCCGATTTGAAAAAAGGTCTGTATTTCGAGTCGGATGTGCCTTTGCAATACGGGGTTGGTAGTTCGGGTGCACTTTGCGCTGCTTTGTACGACCAGTACAGCAGTTTTAGTGCAACTGCAGGTTTCAGTCCGGAATTTAATCCCGACCTGATTCCAAAACTGCGTGAAGATTTTATTACACTCGAATCCTATTTTCATGGGCGGAGCTCCGGTCTCGATCCTTTGGTGGCTTTCCTGAATCGGCCGGTTTTGGTTGAAGACGGCAAGATTAGTTTGCCGGAACTGGAACTGCACAAACAACCCTGGAGCGTTTATTTGATTGATACCGAAATTACAAGTCCGACTTCGCCGCTGGTGAAGCTTTTCATTGAAAAGATGGAAGTGGACGAGTTCAAGGATATTTTCCATCAAAGCTACGTCCCCGCCAATGATGGAGCTACGTTGGCCTTTATGCAAAACGATGCTGATTTCTTTTTCTCGCACTTGAAGGAACTTCATGACATTCAATCTGAACATCTTTGCGAAATGATTCCGGATTCCTGTTTGGAATTCATCCGAGAGTTAAAATCGAGAGGGATTTTGGTGAAATTGCTCGGATCGGGTGGCGGAGGCTTTTTATTGGCTTTTGTGCCGGCTGGTGCTGTATTTCCCGAAAAAGAAAAAAGTTTCCGGATTTTCTGA